One genomic region from Campylobacter concisus encodes:
- the speA gene encoding biosynthetic arginine decarboxylase, which produces MNDFGLSIWGNSNFVIEDGKVCINEASKPAIIDIVKEIRDDGYRGPLLLRFPHLIQKQIEQIHASFAKAKKEFAYKGSFNAVFPLKVNQYPGFVKNLVRLGKPYNYGLEAGSKAELLLTMAYNNDKAPITVNGFKDKEMINIGFIAAEMGHNITLTIEGLNELEAIIAIAKERFKPKPKIGLRVRLHSTGSGLWAKSGGIHSKFGLTSTELIEAVKMLKKANLLENFTMIHFHIGSQISEIHPLKKALIEAGNIYAELRKMGASNLKAINLGGGLAIEYSQFKEESSRNYTLNEYANDVVYMLKTISEQKKEIEPDIFIESGRYIAASHALLVAPVLELFSQEYTEEKLNLKKNNPNLITELVDLYKSIKPSNALEYLHDAIHHTESILTLFDLGYVDLQDRSNAEVLLRLISKKAVVMLGNKSNSSDLTKIQKEVQERYLLNFSIFQSLPDFWGLKQNFPIMPLDRLDERPTLPASIWDITCDSDGEISYDDEKNPLLLHDVDVEKEDYFLGFFLVGAYQEVIGMKHNLFTHPTEATVEITSDGYKVTNLLESQSILDIMEDMDYDIYEIQDTLNERLEKSTLINETQKKQILGELYLFLNDNSYLKTIN; this is translated from the coding sequence ATGAATGATTTTGGACTTAGCATTTGGGGCAATTCAAATTTTGTGATAGAAGATGGCAAAGTCTGCATAAACGAAGCTAGCAAGCCAGCGATCATCGACATCGTTAAAGAGATCAGAGACGATGGCTACAGAGGGCCGCTGCTGCTTCGATTTCCGCACCTTATCCAAAAGCAGATCGAGCAGATCCACGCAAGCTTTGCAAAGGCAAAGAAAGAATTTGCCTACAAAGGCAGCTTTAATGCCGTCTTTCCGCTTAAGGTCAATCAATATCCAGGCTTTGTAAAAAACCTAGTTCGCCTTGGCAAGCCCTACAACTACGGCCTTGAGGCTGGTAGTAAGGCTGAGCTACTTCTAACTATGGCTTATAACAACGACAAAGCGCCTATAACAGTAAATGGCTTTAAAGATAAAGAGATGATAAACATAGGCTTTATCGCCGCTGAAATGGGTCATAATATCACGCTAACGATCGAGGGCTTAAACGAGCTTGAAGCGATAATCGCCATCGCAAAAGAGCGTTTTAAACCAAAACCAAAGATCGGACTTAGAGTAAGACTGCACTCGACAGGATCGGGGCTCTGGGCAAAAAGTGGAGGCATACACTCTAAATTTGGACTAACATCAACTGAGCTAATAGAAGCTGTAAAGATGCTAAAAAAGGCAAATTTACTTGAAAATTTCACGATGATACACTTTCATATCGGCTCTCAAATAAGCGAAATCCATCCGCTCAAAAAAGCACTCATCGAGGCTGGCAACATCTACGCTGAGCTTAGAAAAATGGGCGCCTCAAATTTAAAAGCGATAAATTTAGGTGGTGGTCTAGCGATCGAGTACTCGCAGTTTAAAGAGGAGAGCAGCAGAAACTATACGCTAAACGAATACGCAAACGACGTTGTTTATATGCTTAAAACCATAAGCGAGCAAAAAAAGGAGATCGAGCCAGATATTTTCATCGAGTCAGGTCGCTACATCGCCGCTTCTCATGCACTTTTGGTTGCTCCCGTGCTTGAGCTATTTTCTCAAGAATACACCGAAGAGAAGCTAAATTTAAAGAAAAACAATCCAAATTTGATAACCGAGCTAGTTGATCTTTACAAGTCAATCAAGCCTTCAAACGCTCTAGAATACCTGCATGACGCCATCCACCACACCGAGAGCATCCTCACGCTCTTTGATCTAGGCTATGTCGATCTGCAAGATAGATCAAACGCAGAGGTGCTTTTAAGGCTCATTAGCAAAAAGGCTGTCGTGATGCTTGGCAACAAGAGCAACTCAAGCGATCTAACCAAAATTCAAAAAGAGGTTCAAGAGAGATACCTGCTAAATTTCTCAATCTTTCAAAGCTTGCCAGACTTTTGGGGGCTAAAGCAAAATTTCCCTATCATGCCACTTGACAGGCTCGATGAGCGCCCTACCCTGCCAGCTTCGATCTGGGATATCACATGCGATAGCGACGGTGAGATCAGCTATGATGACGAGAAAAATCCACTGCTTTTGCACGACGTGGATGTGGAGAAGGAGGATTATTTCTTGGGATTTTTCCTAGTTGGCGCATATCAAGAGGTGATCGGCATGAAGCACAATCTCTTTACTCATCCAACAGAAGCTACCGTGGAGATAACAAGTGACGGCTACAAGGTTACAAATTTACTAGAGAGCCAGTCGATCCTTGATATCATGGAGGACATGGACTACGATATCTACGAGATCCAAGACACTCTAAATGAGCGCTTAGAGAAATCAACTCTGATAAACGAAACACAAAAGAAGCAAATTTTGGGCGAACTTTATCTATTTTTAAATGATAATAGCTACTTAAAGACAATCAACTAA
- the hisS gene encoding histidine--tRNA ligase gives MITALRGMKDMLPARAKLYAQIIKTCEEVAKNYGYEQILTPHLEETALFKRSVGESSDIVGKEMYQFEDKGGNDVCLRPEGTAGVVRAFIEAKLDRANVTKRCFYHGSMFRYERPQKGRLREFHQFGCECFGEGSIYEDASIILMVSEIFNRLNIKTTLKINSLGDESSMKSYKEKLVKFLDENDEKICEDCKRRKLLNPIRVLDCKVESCQEIYKNAPVITDSLSDEAQADFTKLQEILTANGVKFEIDTKLVRGLDYYCKTAFEFISNEIGSQSAVAGGGRYDRLVEYLGGRASYGVGFAMGVERIMEILGEAEDERAGVYLCALDAPNLDFVYALGSKLRKKYQVEISYEAKKLQKHLQNADNKNAKIFLCVGENEMKENKIWYKNLETKDEKTINLDELEKELG, from the coding sequence ATGATAACGGCACTTCGTGGCATGAAAGATATGCTTCCAGCTCGTGCGAAACTTTATGCACAAATAATCAAAACCTGCGAGGAAGTCGCAAAAAACTACGGATATGAGCAAATTTTAACTCCGCACCTCGAAGAGACGGCGCTTTTTAAAAGAAGTGTTGGCGAGAGTAGCGACATCGTGGGCAAAGAGATGTATCAGTTTGAAGACAAAGGTGGCAACGACGTTTGCTTACGTCCTGAGGGCACTGCTGGCGTGGTTAGAGCGTTTATCGAGGCGAAGCTTGATAGGGCAAATGTGACAAAACGCTGCTTTTATCACGGCTCGATGTTTCGTTACGAGCGCCCACAAAAAGGCCGTTTAAGAGAGTTTCACCAGTTTGGCTGTGAGTGCTTTGGCGAGGGCAGCATATATGAGGATGCGAGCATTATTTTGATGGTGAGCGAAATTTTTAACAGGCTCAATATAAAAACAACCCTAAAAATAAACTCGCTTGGCGACGAGAGCTCGATGAAGTCGTACAAAGAGAAGCTTGTCAAATTTCTAGATGAAAACGACGAAAAAATTTGCGAAGACTGCAAAAGACGCAAGCTTTTAAACCCTATCCGTGTGCTTGACTGCAAGGTCGAGAGCTGCCAAGAAATTTATAAAAATGCTCCAGTCATTACTGATAGTCTAAGCGATGAGGCGCAGGCTGACTTTACAAAACTTCAAGAAATTTTAACCGCAAATGGCGTCAAATTTGAGATAGACACTAAGCTAGTTCGTGGCCTAGACTACTACTGTAAGACGGCGTTTGAGTTTATCAGCAACGAGATCGGCTCACAAAGCGCGGTCGCAGGTGGTGGTAGATACGACAGGCTCGTTGAGTATCTTGGCGGTAGAGCAAGCTATGGCGTTGGCTTTGCGATGGGAGTTGAGAGGATAATGGAAATTTTAGGCGAAGCTGAAGATGAGCGAGCTGGGGTTTATCTTTGCGCGCTTGATGCGCCAAATTTGGACTTTGTCTATGCGCTTGGCTCAAAGCTTCGCAAAAAATATCAGGTTGAAATTTCATATGAAGCTAAAAAGCTTCAAAAACATCTGCAAAATGCCGACAATAAAAATGCAAAAATTTTCCTTTGCGTGGGCGAAAATGAGATGAAAGAGAATAAAATTTGGTATAAAAATTTAGAGACCAAAGACGAAAAAACAATAAATTTAGATGAGCTTGAAAAGGAGCTGGGATGA
- the tmk gene encoding dTMP kinase: MYVLFEGIDGVGKSTQIEILASKFPDAIVTKEPGGTQLGENLREILLSSSIKIGKRAEILLFLADRAEHFEKLIQPNLGRLILSDRGFISGIAYALANDENLDENVLLELNKFALNNKFADKIIFFEASYELIGTRLKSRGTSDKIEARGLEYLLKVQSLMKQILIKNYFDTLFIDASKSIELISKEIENFINFK; encoded by the coding sequence ATGTATGTTTTGTTTGAAGGCATAGATGGCGTTGGCAAGAGCACGCAGATAGAAATTTTAGCTTCTAAATTTCCTGACGCCATTGTCACAAAAGAGCCAGGTGGCACGCAGCTAGGTGAAAATCTGCGAGAAATTTTGCTAAGCTCGAGCATAAAAATAGGCAAAAGGGCTGAAATTTTACTCTTTTTGGCTGACAGAGCTGAGCATTTTGAAAAGCTGATCCAACCAAATTTAGGTAGGCTCATTTTAAGCGACAGAGGCTTTATCTCTGGCATCGCCTACGCTTTGGCAAATGATGAAAACTTAGATGAGAACGTGCTTTTAGAGCTTAATAAATTTGCACTAAATAATAAATTTGCAGATAAGATCATCTTTTTTGAGGCGAGCTATGAGCTAATAGGTACACGCCTAAAAAGTAGAGGTACAAGCGATAAGATCGAGGCTCGCGGCCTAGAATATCTTTTAAAAGTGCAAAGCCTAATGAAGCAAATTCTTATCAAAAACTACTTTGATACACTTTTTATAGATGCTTCTAAAAGCATAGAGCTAATTTCAAAAGAGATAGAAAATTTTATAAATTTTAAGTAA
- the coaD gene encoding pantetheine-phosphate adenylyltransferase: MKKSCIYPGTFDPITNGHLDVIIRATKIFDKVIVAVAKSDSKQPMFTHEKRIEMAKEAVCELDNVSVLGFDNLLVDFAKSHGINTVIRGLRAVSDFEYELQIGYANAALWDEFETVYLMPSLNNAFISSSIVRSVLRHDGDVSNLVPAKILKNLKA, translated from the coding sequence TTGAAAAAATCTTGCATCTATCCAGGGACCTTTGACCCCATCACAAACGGCCATTTAGACGTTATCATAAGGGCTACGAAAATTTTTGATAAGGTAATCGTCGCAGTTGCAAAAAGTGACAGCAAGCAGCCGATGTTTACACATGAAAAACGCATCGAGATGGCAAAAGAAGCAGTTTGTGAGCTTGACAATGTAAGCGTGCTTGGCTTTGATAACTTGCTTGTTGATTTTGCTAAATCACACGGCATAAACACCGTAATCAGGGGCCTTAGAGCGGTTAGTGACTTTGAGTATGAGCTACAAATAGGCTACGCAAACGCAGCACTTTGGGACGAATTTGAGACGGTTTATCTTATGCCAAGCTTAAATAACGCCTTCATCTCAAGCTCGATCGTCCGCTCAGTCTTACGCCACGACGGCGACGTGAGCAACCTAGTGCCAGCAAAAATTCTTAAAAATTTAAAGGCGTAA
- a CDS encoding UbiX family flavin prenyltransferase, with amino-acid sequence MKKVVFAATGASGAGLFLKLINAAKDSCEAHVIVSKNAMKVLEAEENLKLNLDDIGVKIYDDQDLGAGPASGSFGTEAMIIAPCSTNTLAKVANGISDTLITRAASVALKERQGLVLGVREMPFSTIALSQMQLLSSLGAIIAPPVLGYYAEIKSLLDMENFIIGKWLDALKIENNLYKRWQI; translated from the coding sequence ATGAAAAAGGTAGTTTTTGCAGCCACCGGAGCAAGTGGGGCTGGGCTTTTTCTAAAGCTAATAAATGCTGCAAAAGATAGCTGTGAGGCGCATGTCATAGTTAGTAAAAATGCCATGAAAGTCTTGGAGGCTGAGGAAAATTTGAAGTTAAATTTAGATGATATTGGTGTGAAAATTTATGATGATCAAGACCTTGGTGCAGGCCCGGCTTCTGGCTCGTTTGGCACGGAGGCGATGATCATAGCGCCCTGTTCTACCAACACCCTAGCAAAAGTTGCAAACGGCATAAGCGACACGCTCATCACAAGAGCCGCAAGTGTCGCACTAAAAGAGAGACAGGGTCTTGTTTTAGGCGTTAGAGAGATGCCATTTTCTACGATCGCGCTTTCTCAAATGCAGCTACTCTCGTCTCTTGGAGCTATCATCGCACCCCCAGTTTTAGGCTACTACGCAGAGATAAAGAGCCTTCTTGATATGGAAAATTTTATCATCGGCAAGTGGCTTGATGCCTTAAAAATCGAAAATAATCTTTACAAAAGGTGGCAAATTTGA
- the flgA gene encoding flagellar basal body P-ring formation chaperone FlgA — protein MYCVVNDQISLSTFGFEGEDNEILNLEGKRAAKIDSKKLYEILTANFKTYNDKSGGSVAFVKNCSIMDEIQMRFLRSISDEYPGISISDLSISPQNKLPANFKELVLKNIFLGDQNSQKGTFRASFEDVDLSLKSIYFKFSFNAKMPAFIAINSMNTNHILSLLDYQPTMIEFGKWPKDALSSSNSLALITKVQIKSGEILTKRQFNAISLVKKGQMLNAVLSEDGVNIIAEVKALEDGNLGDMIKIRTKDNKILQATVSGKDEAVIR, from the coding sequence ATGTATTGCGTTGTAAATGACCAAATTTCACTTAGTACTTTTGGCTTTGAAGGCGAAGACAATGAAATTTTAAACCTAGAGGGCAAAAGAGCAGCCAAGATAGATAGCAAAAAACTCTATGAAATTCTAACAGCAAATTTTAAAACATATAATGACAAAAGCGGTGGAAGCGTTGCTTTTGTAAAAAACTGCTCTATTATGGATGAGATTCAAATGCGATTTTTAAGATCAATTAGCGATGAATATCCTGGTATCAGCATAAGCGATCTTAGCATCAGTCCACAAAATAAACTTCCAGCAAATTTCAAAGAACTTGTCCTAAAAAATATCTTTTTAGGTGATCAAAATAGTCAAAAAGGTACATTTAGAGCATCATTTGAGGATGTTGATCTGAGTCTAAAAAGCATCTATTTTAAATTTAGCTTTAACGCTAAGATGCCAGCCTTCATAGCAATAAATTCAATGAATACAAACCACATTTTAAGCCTGCTTGACTATCAGCCAACGATGATCGAGTTTGGCAAATGGCCAAAAGATGCACTTTCTAGCTCAAATAGCTTAGCTCTTATAACAAAAGTGCAGATAAAAAGTGGTGAAATTTTAACCAAGCGTCAGTTTAACGCCATAAGCTTAGTCAAAAAAGGTCAAATGCTAAATGCAGTTTTAAGCGAGGATGGAGTTAACATAATTGCTGAGGTAAAGGCTCTTGAGGATGGAAATCTAGGTGATATGATAAAGATAAGAACAAAAGATAATAAAATTTTACAGGCCACAGTTTCAGGCAAAGATGAGGCAGTTATAAGATGA